CAGTAAGTCGGCATTGGCTGCTTCTGACAAGGTTGACCGGAAGGCATTAATTAAGTTATGTGGCAGGTTGCTAACAAAACCAACGGTATCACTTAAAAGTAATTGTTTGTTATCCGGGAAAGTTAATTGGCGAATACTGGTATCCAAAGTGGCAAATAGCATGTCTTTTTCAAAGACTTGCTTGTCATCACCTTTACCAAATAGCCGGACCAAACCGTTCATGGTCGTTGATTTACCAGCATTGGTGTAGCCAACCAGTGCAACGTTTGGGAGGTTGGCTTTATCCCGTTGGGACCGGCGAACTTCTTCGTCTTTGTTTAATTCTTTTAGTTCATGCTTGGCATGGCTAATACGATCTTGAATCGTTCGACGATTTAATTCCAGCTGGGTTTCACCAGAGCCACGGTTGGTATAACCACCGCCACCACCAGCAGCGGCCCCGGCCTGTTGGTCAAGCCGGTTGGCAATACTGGTTCGTAAGCGCGGCAATTGATATTGGAGTTGAGCGATTTTTACTTGGAGCTGGGCTTCTTTACTGCGAGCCCGATTCCCAAAAATCTCTAAAATAAGACCAGTCCGGTCGATGATTTGGAGCCCGGTTTCAGTTTCTAAGTTACGAACCTGACTAGGCGTTAAATCGGCGTTGACGACCATAACGTTTAATTCCTTGGCTTCAGCGATTTCTTTGATTTCAACTACTTTACCTTTACCGAAGTAGGTTGCGCGGTTTGGTTTTTCTAAATTCTGATCGATGCGTAAAGCAGTCTGCATGTTGTTTGCTTCAACTAAGGCTTCCAACTCAGACATGGCATAGTCATAATTGGTCATGGTTTTACCCATGCCGGCAATAATGACGGGTTGTACGATTGGTTCGGACATTCAATCACACTCCTGACGTGTTATAGTTACTTCAAGTATAACATGCCTAATCAAAATATTAGTGATTAGCGAGTTAGGGAAGTGATAAGTTTGGGTTATGTGTTAGATTTACGGCAAAAGGTGGGGCATCAGCCCTTAGTCGTGGTCGGTGCCGCCATCATGGCACAAAATGCAGCGGGACAATTGTTACTGGTGCATCGCACGGATAATCAGTGTTGGGGATTGCCGGCAGGCTCGACCGAACCGGGTGAAGCAGTCACGACAACTGCTCGTCGTGAATTACAAGAAGAAACTGGGCTTACCGTTGATAAATTAACGTTAGTGACAGTTTTTAGTGGTCCTAAAATGCACTATATTTATCCAAATGGCGATGTGATT
This region of Lactobacillus sp. CBA3605 genomic DNA includes:
- the hflX gene encoding GTPase HflX encodes the protein MSEPIVQPVIIAGMGKTMTNYDYAMSELEALVEANNMQTALRIDQNLEKPNRATYFGKGKVVEIKEIAEAKELNVMVVNADLTPSQVRNLETETGLQIIDRTGLILEIFGNRARSKEAQLQVKIAQLQYQLPRLRTSIANRLDQQAGAAAGGGGGYTNRGSGETQLELNRRTIQDRISHAKHELKELNKDEEVRRSQRDKANLPNVALVGYTNAGKSTTMNGLVRLFGKGDDKQVFEKDMLFATLDTSIRQLTFPDNKQLLLSDTVGFVSNLPHNLINAFRSTLSEAANADLLIQVIDYSDPHYKEMMATTEATLKAIGVHDVPMIYAYNKADLTEATYPTQQDDQLIYAAKDEKSLQLLTQIIKAQVFKNFVTKTLLIPFNDGEVVAYLNDHANILKTDYLADGTQLTVELTPVDAQRYAHYEVTPA
- a CDS encoding NUDIX hydrolase, which translates into the protein MGYVLDLRQKVGHQPLVVVGAAIMAQNAAGQLLLVHRTDNQCWGLPAGSTEPGEAVTTTARRELQEETGLTVDKLTLVTVFSGPKMHYIYPNGDVIDSVTVLYRGLVTGGKLMTQTNETDAAAFFAPTALPSPLTPLTAWMLQNLPD